The genomic interval TGCGGTTCAGCAATTAAAGTTAATTCGATTCGACAAAATGCCATGGAATCGACTTTGAACGATTTCCTAATTCTTGATGGTACACGAGACggctatttttatatttcaaacgTTTGACTCGTGCCCATATAAGCTATATCATTTCAAAATAACTTCATctcatgtatatctatacacctATGTTTATAcggtttttttcctaattcttttttttttttcttcagttgcGGTTTGGTAGCCCGCATCTGATTATGACGTTGATTGCTAAAAATTCGATACCCTCGGTTTAGTGATTACTATAATTATATCACCGGCAATTTTGGTCCGCTACATGAATAATTACCCTTCTATGGTATCGTCCATCCGGGCATGATGCTTAACATATTCATGAATCATTTTCCCAATCGTAAATTAATTTACCTGTGGTCAAACGGTCGCGCCAGATGTGACTAATCCTCGCAGAATGATTGGCGCATTGATTCCCTTTTTATTCAATGTttgatcgtttgaaaaattcggttTCAAAATTGGTACGACACTTGGTTGTCTTATTACCAGCAACACGTTTACCGACAAATAACATTACGAATCAACTTAGCGACTACCGCTTATTTATCAACGCCGTACTGCGTCGAGTGAGGGGTTTAGCGGCTGAGCAGCCCCGAGCTTACTTTTACGAACAGATGGCGACATCTTACTGATTTTTATAGAAATACTTTGTTAATAATTTAGACGACTTACGCCCTCTGAAGTAAACAATTTGTTTCACAGGGGACCCAGATCGACTTCGGCACGTTCTCACTCGGCCCTTCGGAACTCTAGAACTGGGTAACAGGTGCTAATCGGATACCGTTTATTCTTGGAGTTCTAATCCTTTGATGATGAAGTCGAGCTGCCAACCTAAATTTATGAACAAACGTGTATGGAAATATGTAAAAGACGAGTAAAATCGCCAGTGTGGATCACCTGGGAATGAATACctccgttattttttgttcctaatTCCAGTTGAAGGGTAACGTAacgtacgaagaaaaatttgccaaCGAGTTTCAATAaactgtaatataatatagacaaaaaaaaatagtgattGGTATTCACGAATAATTATCTCATTTCTCGTAttcttataaatattattttggtTAGATGGTCGTTATCTGAATATTGGCAgtgtttctcgtttcaaccAAGTCAGAGCCTGCAGGTTTTCTTCTCCTTGTAACAGAGGACTGACTTTTTCCAGGACTTCTGCGTGATACCGATTCAAGTATTCAATCTGTAATAATTGTGGACAATTTCTAGCTGAAATATTTGAGTGTTGCATCCAAGTATTGCTGGCGCAATGTGGAGTATGAACCGATAAGTAAtggtaatgaaataaattgatataCTGTGTGGATTTGTGGTTTGAGTAAATACCTCACTATCCGTTAGTAGTGATAAATCTAGTAGATTGCTCTGTATGGGGACGAGAGTGACGCACTGGAAGGTGAGCGAAGACCGCGATTTGTAATTGTACGGTGTAGCTGCTTCCACAACAACCTCTATATCTTCCAGTCGAATACCAAACTTATCATCTTCGTAATAGCCTGGTTCTAAATATCCTTGAATTAGTACCCTAGTTTTTACCCTCTACAGAatgtaaaattttcttaccaTTAGAGAGAAACATGCCGACTTGTAGGCCTGGATCATGAGGGTGGGGGCGCCATGAAATACCCATGGGTCCTTCATGGACATTTAAAAATGCTCCGACTCCATGTGCAGTACCATGTAAATAGTCTAACCTATTGTCAGAATTATCtgcgatatgaaaaatttccctctGAGTTATTATATCACTTTATGATTATCATACTCACCCAACCTCCCACAAACTTTTCCGAGCTAAAATATCTAAATAGTTGCCCTTGATCATTGTTGGAAAGATCGCTTTTGCCAGAGCACACTGTCCCTTAAAAACTCGTGTGAAGCATTCACGCTCGAAGGCACTAGGTACACCGTAGTGTACTGTTCGCGTTACATCTGTAGTTCCATCACGATACTGGCCCCCAGAATCGCAAAGGTAGAATTCGTGGTCGTTAATGACTGCATCTGTTTCCGGAGTGGGCGCATAGTGTATAATCGCCCCATGAGCTCCTACTGCCGATATCGTGTTAAAACTCGGACCAACAAAATCCTCCTGTTCCCTAAATTGCATTGAATTTCAGGTGAAAAGTACTACAAGGTGGATTAATAGAATGGACACCTGTATCAAACACTCACGCcctgaatttttctaattgaGCTGACCCAGAGAGTTCAGTGACTGGAGGTTCTCCATTTCGCGATTTGACCTTATCGTCTAGCCAGGCAAGATATTTAACAAGTGCTACAGCATCCTTCAGAtgagcttttttcattccctcaaTTTCAACAGGGTTCTTAATGGCCTTCATAACGCAGATGGGTGTAATGTTGGTATGACGCTTACAATTTACCTCTCCAGCCCCACAACTGACATGTAAAGCATAACTAGAGCTATCACTGATCCAGGTCTTGCCCTCACTGGTGGAGCTTCTTTCCTTCAAGTATACATCTACTTCTTCATAGGGGTGATAGTTCGGATCTACACCCTCATCTTTCAGCTGCTGTCTTGCCTCATCCGTGAGATTTGACTGCTCAACGAAAAAGTGAACTTCCTCCATAGTAACAACAACGTAGGCAAAGAATACAGGATTGTATGCGATATCGCTCCCCCTTAAATTCAGGAGATAAGCAACTTCGTCGAGTGCCGTTACTACTAGGGTACTCACTCCTTCGGTGCGCATAGCCTCGCGACAGAGCTCTATTTTCTCTCCTGCTGTTTTGCCAGTATATTTGAGAGGCTGGGCTACTATTTTGTGCGACGGGGAGCCCGGCCTGTCCTTTCCCCATACTAGGTCTACGAGGTTTTTTTCAAGTGGAACAAAATTATGCCCTGCAGCAATAAGACTCGCATATATAGGGGCCCAGGCACTATTACTCATGAGGTTTGGATCTGCAGCAACTACAGACTTTGGGGATAAATTTGAAGCTAGCCATGAAGCTTGTGTCGGAGTGCCAGTAACTCCCTCCTTCATTAAAGTCCATGCTTCGGGAGGATCCAACTCTTTTAAAGCCTGTGCAAAGTACCGGCCATCGGTCCACAGTAGAGCCTTATCAGAAGTAATGATTGCAGTCCCAGCTGATCCGGCAAAGCCAGAAATGAATGCCCTCCTTTGATCCTTTTCTGCCAAGTATTCTGACTGATGAGCATCTTCAGAACCTACTATATAAGCATCTACTCCTTTTCCAGTTGTTCCAACCACCACTGTTTTCATTAGGTCACGTAGTCTCGATAGCTTGGCCGCTCCATTTTTACCTGCCATCTCTTTGATTCTATATAAAATAGCACAATGttagtaaaaaatttgtaagtAACTGCTGGacaagaaggaaaagaaatcaagGAAGATATTAGTAATCTTTTGATGATCTTCGTACCCGGTCATTATTTTAAGGTTAGGATTAAACGACAGTTAATTACTACGGCGAATAACCTTCGTCGTCGAAACCGCAATTCTTACTGTCTGAGAATAGATGTAATAATCCTAATAACGTCTATTCAACAGTATCTTATCGATGCTATTACCTTATCTTTATCCTTAATTACTATAACACACACCTGACTTCGATAAGAAATTACGTCCGCAGTAACTCCGTTGTGTGGATGTATGAGTGAATTATGCAAACGGTTTATCACCAGGTAAACCGATTATTTACTGccgattgttgaaaattaaacACAATGACTCTCACCTCAGATTCTTTTCACCCCATAGCACCCATCATGTGACAGGGAAAATATTTACGCAGTATCTTCCAACAAACTCCACCGATTGGTTGCTTTCTCTCACGTGGAAATCCCGTACTGAAGTCCGTTTGAATTGAATCCGACTTCGTTCAAATACAAttagaatataaatattttgaatatgTCCCAATCATTTTGGGTAGTTTTAATCATGAAAATGTTATGACGCAGATTAATGTTTGCTAAAACTATGTAACGACAAACATACAAAACATTTATCGTAAAATACAtaacatataatgtataaaatcCAATATGTAAGACGTTGGTATGATACTATACATAAGAATGTTAGAATAATTAGGCGAGCAATATGTTCAATTTTGTGACATTGCTTCCTATTGCTTACTATTACCATTTATCTATACCGATAACTAATATAAGATCacttttcatttgaaaattatgattattcaaacatttttccatgcaaagtatgaatattttttatccattagATCGTTTCGAAAAGTACCTGAACGATCGTGGATGGACATCAGATAATTTCGTTTCCACCTGCCATCATAATTCTACAATAATGTAGTGTGACTTTTAATGCATGTCTTTCAGTCCGAATTATCTAATCAAagattacaataataatatgttgATCAACATGTCAAAGATACCATGATATGCATGAAGAACAAAATTCGATAACAGAAAATTtaacatacatatgtagagGAAAAGTTAAAATatgaagaggtaaaaaaattatccagacaaattttcaattagttACAATTAATAAAGACTTTACGATCCGGATTAAGCAAACATCGCGACACGGCGGAGATTTCTGCAAAACTAATTAAAACCTATACATCTAATACAATGATTACCAAGCACAATTTATCAGACAAAACATTTTTGCTATTATATGATACGGATTAAAATTCAGTCTTACGATTTTCCGACAAATAAATCTATCTGTGGATATATGACTGCGATACTGTGGTTATCGAGAAATCATGGTTACTTCGAATATACTAGTCTAACATGAAGTACAAAATGGACCGCTGAATAGTTGCATACCCTTGCGTTTGTAAGGGACAAATTTCACTCGCATGTATTGATACATGATACATACCTAACATGAGTCTACGTAAAATTCAACAATAACTGACTAGATAACAACCTGATCATTTTCAACACGGGGTACCAAAGCAAGGTGAAATGTGTCAGGTGGGACAGCGATGCATCCTGGAACCAATCGCTCCGTTAAATCGGGCCCGTTATCGGCTGCTAAAACctgatattgagaaaaaatggcAGCAACAGTGGCAAAAGTAAATCCCTGAACGAGTCTCTGCCCAATGCAGGTTCTTTTTCCTGTAGAAAATGGCATGAAATGCGCTGGTTTCGATATTGTGAACTTCCCTTTCACCTCTTTTGATTCAGTTAAAAATCTTGCAGGACAAAAATCTCTAGCTCTGATTCCCCAGTAGCTATCGCCTAAATTAAGTTCGTAATTATTTACAAAGACAACCGTACCTTTTTCTACCGGATAACCATCGACGTCCGTATCTTTCGAAGCAACATGAGGTACGATAGGGGAGCTAGAAACTCTAAGCGTTTCCCAAATAACAGCTTCTGTGTATGGCATTTCCGGTCTGTCGGTGAGTCCGGcgatttgacattttttacgGTTTTTAACAGCGTCGCATTCGGCGTGAATTCCCACCTGGATTTCTGGGCATTTCGCGACGTGGGCAAGGACCAACATGACCAAATTACCGATAGCGGAATGACCGCCGAGGAAGTCCTCGAGTTCGAACATTATGTGGTCCCACGAAACTTCTGTCTCCGGAGATTCCAGGTGAAGGAGAAGCGCGTCCGTAAAATCCCTGGGGATCCCATTTACCAGATCTAGACTCGACCTACGCCcgttaattattcttttcagGATGAAAGAACGAATTTCCGTTGCCCAGGTTCTCAACCGTCGCATGTGACCCGCGTATAATGGACTCAACCACGGTAAAAAGTCGATAGCGTACCCCTGATTTATCTCCCAGAATATCTCATCGAATATCCTAACGGTTCGGCGAAATTCAGAATCTTCGTAGCTGAATGGCGATGAACACATGTAATGTGTGAACATGTTCGCAACCGCCGCAAGGATTAGGGGTTTTAAAGGAGCATCTCCGCGTCGAACCGGCAGCGAATCTTCAGCGTCTAGAACCTTCAGGAGACGGTTCGCCTCTACGGATGCGACCTTGGCCAAATCACATTGCTGCGAACTTCCGTTACGTGGTGAACAATAACTTCGAGCCAGTGACCTTCGAGTGCGTTGCAATTCGGACCAGTCGCATAAAGCCAGCGCTGAAATGCAATACGTCAAATATTTGTTTATTGTTTATATGctgttgtaaaaaaagaaatgcttAGTCAAGTTATTTTAAAATTCGTTCAAACGGGAAGTACACAGCCAATGGTTTGAAGTAATTATACATACGGTCTGCACGTATAAGCGAAATTGCCGATTCAGGCAAGCAAATCAAGAGAACCCTTTCATGAgatcgtgaaatttattccataTAGCTATGTAATCCATATCAACCGAGTCAATGACTCGGTCACGTTTTCTGGCCACGTGATTGTGTTTtctacaaatttattttaccaaaAGAGTAAGCATTCCTCCGTGAAACACgacaagaaaataattaataagtgTTACGAATactaaatgaagaaaattaattaatcgcatCGACCGACCGATATTGATTAAACTTACGTACAAATCAATAATAACGGACgacgaatcgagaaatttcttgCAATCTTCAGTTGACGATATAAAACTCGTGAGAAATAATATGACTACTGTTGTTCAAAACAAGGAATAAGTACACAAGTATTATGCTGAAATAATAGGATATAGGCGAGTTAGTTGATCGCTATCGTGTTTACAAGTTCGTTCGTACCAAAATTAGCATTTCATACATAGATGTTCTAAGCTATCCATACAAGGTACCCAAATGACAAACAATAATCTagggcaaaaaaaatcacgcacTAATTATGTATACCGCTTTAATAATCAATTTGTCAATTCCATAGCAACAAATGTATACCAATATCACGAAAATATGTCTCGCATGACGTAAAGACTCAGCTTCGCGACGTTGTaacaaaagtatttttttttatctatattatTAGAGATGCAGTGAGATGATAATATGGCAAGATTAGAAAAGGataacatacatatgtatatgatattattatgaCCTCTCATCATGTATAAATCTTTCAGCAGTGCTTCCGTGACGTGGGAAATAAAACTCAAGAATAAGTGTTGACGTCAACCTGAGCATCCACCTATTCCTTACGTCCATCCGCAACGAAATTGTTCTTTACTTCGAATTAAACGCACAGTTTATAAATCTGACCGCGAATGATTCCACGAACCGAATTGAAAacacgaaatgaaaagaaataattaataaagtaTTTCGatatggtagaaaaaaatgatatttctaCTTACAGTTGTTACGATCACCCCCAAAAAGTTCGTGAAACCTTAGAAAGTTGGGTCTCCCGCCAAAATGTTGTCCTTTGGTTACGAGGACTTCTTTGACCAGCCGATAACTGCTGACAACAATGCACTTGGAAGAACCAAGTTTGATGGCATAAATTTCACCATATTTTCTGCTCAACATGGTAAACGCGTAAAAGGGTCCGCCGCTCCCTCCTAAAAGGTGTAAGGATCCAAAAATCGGCAATCCAAGTGGAccgtttagaatttttttttcgctcgtgcTGTGGCCCCGATCCTTCGTCCTTTTTGTCTTCATCTGCGCCCTTCCAGTGATCGAACCACGACGCACGagatcaattttattgattttaccGCGATATTCGTCGCCGCAGTATTTCATTACTCCGGAATCTTCGTCGCCGCTAAAACCGCTGTCTTTGCTGATGCATctgttgaaattcaaattgagCCGGATcgccgatttattttttgttcgggCGCAAAGTTTGATCAACGTTCTAACGACCAGCGttagaatgatgaaaaaggtCACCCACAAAAAGCACCAGGTGCTCCAGCAACTTTCTTTCAGAGCCATGAGAAATGATgagcgttcaatttttttcgattaattaattctctCAGCAgctacgacgacgataaaacTATTAACCGACACTTTACCAcacggtataatataacgcCCGTTGCGAACCGTTGACGGACACCGCACTGCAATTTTTAAACGCCAACGTCAGCCAGGGAGGCGCCGTACGTTTTACCGACGTGTAACTTGTAACGACGACTTCGAATCAAATAAAGCTTGTCCGAAGAAGTGATGTGGAAGGTGCGGTAGAAGAgatgatgaagatgatgaGTAATATAGCCGGGCGTGTTGTGGTGCCGCCTGATTCCTTAGCTGTGTGCAACTTGCAGGTGCGCAATCTGCACGTCGGGCTTCTAATGTTTCTTACAGGGCCAATATTGAAGATAAATTGTGTTGCCGCAGACTCGATGAACACTCAGGTTTTcaataaatgtaatttttgatattttaccAGGTTTCCGGCagatatgtataatttcttaattttttacgtatttCGAGCCCGACTGACAGCGTCACGGTCGAGTACCCAGGCGGCACTGCAATGTGAACAATTATATTCCCCATCAGGTGTTCGAAAATTGGTCTTTGGATTAACGTATTTGTatagctaacaataagaccGTCCCACTCACCACTTGGATGACCTTCTCCCTAATTCTCGAAGCATGTTCAACGATCGTTGTTTTGTGTATATCAACCCCACATAGTcaaggacaaaaaaaacatcacaATGTGTACCTTGTAACTGTCATCGAACACCATCCGACCAACATTGACTTTCTTtatgtgaaaatattcaaaatttacgtctcataaaatttttttttttttttttttagagtaTTCATACCTGTAACATCCCCGTATAGAATATAGGACAAAAATGTAGTTTATGATTAGGCTATTTGCTCTCCTTGTAGGGAAGAAAGGTTTGAGAAAAGTCCCTTCATTTTTGTACCGGCAAGATGCACTACAACGTGATAGGATGAACGGACATGCGAGCGTCTCTCTCATCCCCTTCGCCCCACCCTTTGGATCAATTGATCGAAGAGTGAGCGGCTCGACGGATCTAAAACTCGAATGGTCTTTATAGTCTCCGATCTTTAAGCGGGCGTAGCTGATGCACTTGAATAGCGAGGCAAAATCACTACCTGACACTTGAATGCGATCTTATAATAGTTGAATTATTGTATCAGATTATACTCGGCACAGTGCAGTATACTGATCTATAGATGTGTAACATACGAACATACACACTAAGTAActacgtaaaaaaaagttttacacCTTAACTGCATGTTACAGTATATCACGTgtctatacgtacacctatatatgcAACGCGTCAAATTAACACTTCGCAGAATATTGATGTCAGCAAAAGATCAAAGACTACGGGTAGACTACTCGACCTGCAATCTCCTTCGAATTTATATTTGAGAACTCATCTATCCTGCTGCATCTTCAACTACATTCAGATGGTGAGTTATGCACCTCATACCTGCCGCAGTGATTGTGGTACTTCTTTTGTCACCGTTGCGTTCTCCTCATTTATAGCTTCCGTTTCCCTCGTTCTAATATGTATTGTGATACATAAAAACGGAGAATttataagtttgaaaattaagaCAACTTATTGCTAGTGCGACAGTCAGAACTGCGGACGGTTTACTTTTAGTGCACGATGCAGGCTACATTTGTTAtgttatacgtacgcataaagaatttttcaaccaggGAATTAAATTTGTAACCTTGATACCTACTTACCTACAATTTTCATTGGTAATTCGTGGCATACATTCGTTATTACAAACACACCGTATATCCATGTAGAGACAAGTGGTTGGGCGCTTGGATGCTGTCGCATTCGTCCTTGAACTAGCCAGGTATAGGGTGCTGAGTACAAGACATACCACTGCAACCGAGCTCCAAAGCGTTCGGTAAAACCGCGCGCGACGTCtgtggaaattgaaaattccatcAAATAAATGTATCAGCAACctcatatgaaaaaaaaaagatcctaGTGTGTTCTTCCCGagtaaaaaagggaaaagttaATAATATACAGGGCGAACAAATATTCTGCACTTTGTTAAAAGAAATCGATAAACGGTCTTCGCTCGAACATTTGTAAGTCTTTTACCAGAGTGTTGCAGATATTGAACGTCGTAAACTACGTCGCGTTCTGAAGGGATATAAAGACTTATGAAATATGCATTCAACTCTCGGTACACATACGGTGGTGCAGCATTTTTCTGCGAGTAACACAATAGCTGTGATCTATTTTGCACGGCAATACCTCCCTGTGCAGAACGACCAACTACAAAATTTGCTTCAAGCTCTCAAGTTGAATCAGTTCGTTTGTTCCCGTCAAAAAATGGTCCTGACGATTTATcataagagaaaaatggatTCGAACGACGtgagtgatgaaaaaatgtagaaagaaaaaaaaatatatggtaGGACCTAGTTATGCGAGACGCTATAGGACGATTTATCCCACAGAAGAAACAACCGCAGATCGATTGTGCAGATATATAATACAAGAGATACCTACATGTATAGCTAGGGTATACGCCTGTTAAGGAAGAGTCAGTCAAGTTCAGGGACTTCCAGTTTCTTTACGCAGCCCTCATCCGCCGACTCCCGCTGCTGTAGCTACCGACTCACTCCTGCCCTTCTGCCCAGTTTCTCCGATTCACCTGATTTGCACCCCTACACTCGTCCAAGATCAACATCAGCGATGTCCATTATCGATACATACCTAATATAGGCCGCGAAAGGACTCTTCGGGTTGACATCGATCAGCTGATATTTATTATCTAGTAAAACGTATCGAATTCGTATTTCGCCATGAAAAAGAAGTCCGCACCTGAaatatagtaaaaaaaattggctgttgaattattgttttattttcaaataatgttAGAGCTATGCtgaattagaaatttttaatttcaactgAAATCATCCCTTGTTTGATGGCGTATATTACAAGTaaaatatattgtacataccATCTATACACCAGTTGACAAAAGAGCGAAGGAGCGAATAAATTACGTCGGAGGTAGATGAACGGCATGGAACAACCGCAGCAGCTGCCCTACCAAAAACCCGGCGCTCTTGAAATCCTTCCACTATAAATTCTGCGGGATATTCCGCACGTGGCGTTTTGTTATTATATTCTCTCTCGCTACACGACGATcatgatttcttttcttttttttttccttcgttttcttATGCCTACTTTAACACTTTCCCTTAATCATGAAGCaaatgaaagttgaaaattcgataacACTCTAATTCGAACGCATTTTTAAAAcagaaaattagcgataactgaAATTACACaatatttttgcaatatttcaaACTAGAATCAAAATATCTTTTCAATCGTTTCAACAAATTTATATCTACTGAAATAATCATAGGATTCGACCTACAGCCATAATTACATAGGAGGGTTTATTGCGGCCATGACTGATCTAATTATGGAAATAAAGTCAATTCTCCCCTTCCCTTAACTCAAGAGGATCAACACCTATACTCATAGAAAATTCTATGCACGTGTCATGATATGTACGTGGCCGAGCTTGACTATGATATTGATTAtctgttatttcatttttccttttatatataaatacatattctGATGATCCCATTTCATATTAGGACACTGCAGTTTCCATATTGTAAattagagaacaaaaaatttgagcATAAGGTGTTTctcgctaattgtaagtaataaTATTGAATGCAATGCAGTGGGACGCTATACATGTAGAACATATAAGAATTTATCACGGGTCCTTGGATGAGAATGTTCAAGGTTGGTCGTAAACATGGCGTTTTTATCCCATAATCTAAAAAGTTCGACTTTATAACgtgcgtgaaaaaaacaactttcagAAGTTTTTACGCTAGGGTTGAGAGATATGCTAAACCGAAAGCCGAGAGATCGGATTAGACATAATATGGAGAACTCGATGGAAGCTGATAAGCTTCAACGGTCCCCAGATCGCTGGACATCTTTGATCTTCGATTTTCTATATCTTCGGATCATGGATCACGGATCACAGGGATCCTGGTTCCCGGATATACCCGAGGACAACGACGGTCAACTTAAAACAGTGAATAGTAAATAGTGAATAGTGATCAGTGAATATGGTGAATAGTGAACGAGTTTTGTATACCTACAACAGTGCAGTGTAGGGGAAAACGATTGTTGGCAGGCTACTAAGAGACTTTTGATTCGATATATCCGATATCTGATCTATGAGGCTCCTCCTTCATCGGTATCGTTGTGGTCGGTGTATTATAGCGTATTCGTATCTCTACACCTATGCATAATggaaattcgaaagaattaCAAGTGACTTTGAAACACGGAATAA from Athalia rosae chromosome 1, iyAthRosa1.1, whole genome shotgun sequence carries:
- the LOC105688327 gene encoding cytochrome P450 307a1-like → MALKESCWSTWCFLWVTFFIILTLVVRTLIKLCARTKNKSAIRLNLNFNRCISKDSGFSGDEDSGVMKYCGDEYRGKINKIDLVRRGSITGRAQMKTKRTKDRGHSTSEKKILNGPLGLPIFGSLHLLGGSGGPFYAFTMLSRKYGEIYAIKLGSSKCIVVSSYRLVKEVLVTKGQHFGGRPNFLRFHELFGGDRNNSLALCDWSELQRTRRSLARSYCSPRNGSSQQCDLAKVASVEANRLLKVLDAEDSLPVRRGDAPLKPLILAAVANMFTHYMCSSPFSYEDSEFRRTVRIFDEIFWEINQGYAIDFLPWLSPLYAGHMRRLRTWATEIRSFILKRIINGRRSSLDLVNGIPRDFTDALLLHLESPETEVSWDHIMFELEDFLGGHSAIGNLVMLVLAHVAKCPEIQVGIHAECDAVKNRKKCQIAGLTDRPEMPYTEAVIWETLRVSSSPIVPHVASKDTDVDGYPVEKGTVVFVNNYELNLGDSYWGIRARDFCPARFLTESKEVKGKFTISKPAHFMPFSTGKRTCIGQRLVQGFTFATVAAIFSQYQVLAADNGPDLTERLVPGCIAVPPDTFHLALVPRVENDQVVI
- the LOC105688311 gene encoding xaa-Pro aminopeptidase ApepP, whose product is MTGIKEMAGKNGAAKLSRLRDLMKTVVVGTTGKGVDAYIVGSEDAHQSEYLAEKDQRRAFISGFAGSAGTAIITSDKALLWTDGRYFAQALKELDPPEAWTLMKEGVTGTPTQASWLASNLSPKSVVAADPNLMSNSAWAPIYASLIAAGHNFVPLEKNLVDLVWGKDRPGSPSHKIVAQPLKYTGKTAGEKIELCREAMRTEGVSTLVVTALDEVAYLLNLRGSDIAYNPVFFAYVVVTMEEVHFFVEQSNLTDEARQQLKDEGVDPNYHPYEEVDVYLKERSSTSEGKTWISDSSSYALHVSCGAGEVNCKRHTNITPICVMKAIKNPVEIEGMKKAHLKDAVALVKYLAWLDDKVKSRNGEPPVTELSGSAQLEKFRAEQEDFVGPSFNTISAVGAHGAIIHYAPTPETDAVINDHEFYLCDSGGQYRDGTTDVTRTVHYGVPSAFERECFTRVFKGQCALAKAIFPTMIKGNYLDILARKSLWEVGLDYLHGTAHGVGAFLNVHEGPMGISWRPHPHDPGLQVGMFLSNEPGYYEDDKFGIRLEDIEVVVEAATPYNYKSRSSLTFQCVTLVPIQSNLLDLSLLTDSEIEYLNRYHAEVLEKVSPLLQGEENLQALTWLKRETLPIFR